In Pseudomonas sp. DNDY-54, a genomic segment contains:
- a CDS encoding glycerophosphodiester phosphodiesterase: MARHSRPTLRHLLTACSLLLPIAAFAATPDASVAAKNGREEPHPLVIAHRGASGYVPEHTLASYALAILQGADYVEPDLVMTRDGELVARHDNELGLTTDVSQHPEFADRKRTQMVDGVELTGWFSEDFTLAELKTLRAIERIPTIRPGNARLDGSLEIPTLQEIIDLVKTMQLSERRRIGLYPETKHPTHFQQLGLAMEKPLVRVLHRNGYAGRNAPVYIQSFEVENLKTLSRMTQLRLVQLFSSGQPYDQQVRGGKLTYAQMATAEGLKAISRYAAGVGPEKSYIIPRDANGNLGQPTDFVPNAHAAGLKVHPYTFRAENAFLPTNLRKGDSPADRGDIEADIRAYLNAGIDGLFIDQPDIAVRVRAE; the protein is encoded by the coding sequence ATGGCCCGCCACAGCCGCCCTACCCTGCGCCACCTGTTGACCGCCTGCAGCTTGCTGCTGCCAATCGCTGCGTTTGCCGCCACGCCCGACGCCTCGGTCGCCGCCAAGAACGGCCGTGAAGAGCCTCATCCGCTGGTCATCGCCCACCGCGGCGCCAGTGGCTACGTGCCAGAGCACACCCTTGCCTCTTACGCGCTGGCCATTCTGCAGGGCGCCGACTATGTCGAGCCGGATCTCGTCATGACCCGTGACGGCGAGCTGGTTGCCCGTCACGACAACGAGCTGGGGCTGACCACCGATGTGTCGCAGCACCCCGAGTTCGCCGACCGCAAGCGCACGCAGATGGTCGACGGTGTAGAGCTCACCGGCTGGTTCAGCGAGGACTTCACGCTGGCCGAACTGAAAACGCTGCGTGCCATCGAGCGCATCCCAACGATCCGTCCCGGTAACGCGCGGCTCGACGGCAGCCTGGAAATCCCGACGCTGCAGGAGATCATCGATCTGGTGAAAACCATGCAGCTGAGCGAGCGCCGCCGCATCGGGCTGTACCCCGAAACCAAGCATCCGACGCACTTCCAGCAGCTCGGCCTGGCCATGGAAAAGCCTCTAGTGCGCGTCCTTCACCGCAACGGCTACGCCGGTCGTAACGCGCCGGTGTACATCCAGTCGTTCGAAGTCGAGAACCTGAAAACCCTGAGCCGCATGACGCAGCTGCGCCTGGTGCAGTTGTTCAGCAGCGGTCAGCCATACGATCAACAGGTACGCGGCGGCAAACTGACCTACGCACAGATGGCGACCGCCGAAGGCCTAAAGGCGATCTCGCGCTACGCCGCGGGTGTCGGTCCGGAAAAGAGCTACATCATTCCGCGTGACGCCAACGGCAATCTCGGCCAGCCCACCGACTTTGTGCCGAACGCTCACGCCGCGGGCCTGAAAGTGCATCCGTACACCTTCCGCGCCGAAAACGCCTTTCTGCCGACCAACCTGCGCAAGGGTGATTCGCCGGCCGATCGCGGCGACATCGAAGCCGACATCCGCGCCTATCTCAACGCGGGCATCGACGGGCTCTTCATCGACCAGCCCGACATCGCCGTGCGCGTGCGCGCCGAGTAA
- a CDS encoding tripartite tricarboxylate transporter substrate binding protein yields the protein MGTTLPLAAASSQAAEWPTDTVRLVVPYAPGGTTDVLSRKVADLLQKEIGTVVVENRPGAGSTMATGQLARGGRGADHTIAMASPGHTIGPVIYKNLPYDPVEDFRFIRNVIEIPNVMVVPANSPYSNVREFIEAAKNKEMTFSSAGVGSSIHMSGELFKAMTGANMTHVPFRGSGEALPALLSGDVDVSFENMPAVLSHIKSGKLRALAVTSAKPSPYLPGVEPLSKLGPDMGLADFVTTAWFGLVADDSMPDEAVQVLQDALNKQLDSEGFKSFVAQLGGELATEEGDAFRDYVAQDIECWQRVAGQAELGQ from the coding sequence TTGGGCACCACACTCCCGCTTGCAGCGGCGTCCAGCCAAGCCGCTGAGTGGCCGACCGATACCGTTCGCCTGGTGGTGCCCTACGCACCGGGCGGCACAACCGACGTGCTTTCGCGCAAGGTTGCCGATCTGCTGCAAAAGGAGATCGGTACCGTGGTGGTGGAAAATCGCCCAGGCGCCGGCTCGACCATGGCCACCGGGCAGCTGGCCCGTGGCGGCCGCGGCGCCGACCACACCATCGCCATGGCGTCGCCGGGCCATACCATCGGTCCGGTGATCTACAAGAACCTGCCGTACGACCCGGTCGAAGATTTCAGATTTATCCGCAACGTCATCGAAATACCCAACGTCATGGTGGTTCCTGCAAACAGCCCCTACAGCAACGTCAGAGAATTCATTGAGGCGGCCAAGAACAAGGAGATGACCTTCAGCTCCGCCGGCGTCGGCAGCTCCATTCATATGTCCGGCGAGCTGTTCAAAGCCATGACCGGCGCCAACATGACCCACGTGCCCTTCCGCGGCAGCGGTGAGGCCTTGCCCGCACTGCTGAGCGGCGATGTCGACGTGTCGTTCGAGAACATGCCGGCGGTGCTCTCGCACATCAAATCCGGAAAGCTCAGGGCGCTGGCAGTGACCTCCGCCAAGCCCTCACCTTACCTGCCGGGCGTCGAGCCGCTGTCCAAGCTTGGCCCTGACATGGGCCTCGCCGACTTCGTGACCACCGCGTGGTTCGGCCTGGTTGCCGATGACAGCATGCCCGACGAGGCCGTGCAGGTGCTGCAAGACGCGCTCAACAAGCAGCTGGACAGCGAAGGCTTCAAGAGCTTTGTCGCCCAGCTCGGTGGCGAGCTGGCGACTGAAGAAGGCGATGCCTTCCGGGATTACGTCGCGCAAGACATCGAATGTTGGCAGCGCGTCGCCGGCCAGGCGGAGCTCGGCCAGTAA
- a CDS encoding Bug family tripartite tricarboxylate transporter substrate binding protein codes for MSPTLMRALRLLLLSSALPLATTHAAEWPTDTVRLVVPYAPGGTTDVLSRKVADLLQKEIGTVVVENRPGAGSTMATGQLARGGRGSDHTILMASPGHTIGPVIYNKLPYDPVTDFRFIRNVIEIPNVMVVPANSPYNSVEDFIATAKNKEMTFSSSGVGSSIHMSGELFKTMTGTQMTHVPFRGSGEALPALLSGDVDVSFENMPTVLSHIQSGKLRALAVTSAEPSPYLPGVEPLSTLGAGLGLGDFVTTAWFGLIADDGMPDGAVQTLQSALDKVMQDPSFKDFVAQIGGEAASQKGDAFQAYVADDVQRWQKVAGQAELQ; via the coding sequence ATGTCACCGACCCTCATGCGCGCCCTACGCCTGCTTCTGCTGAGCAGCGCGCTGCCGCTCGCCACCACCCACGCCGCCGAGTGGCCGACCGACACCGTTCGCCTGGTGGTGCCCTACGCACCGGGCGGCACCACTGACGTGCTATCGCGCAAGGTTGCCGACCTGCTACAGAAGGAAATCGGCACCGTGGTGGTGGAAAACCGCCCAGGCGCCGGCTCGACCATGGCCACCGGGCAGCTGGCGCGAGGTGGGCGCGGCAGTGATCACACCATCCTCATGGCCTCGCCCGGCCATACCATCGGTCCGGTGATCTACAACAAACTGCCGTACGACCCGGTAACGGATTTCCGCTTCATTCGTAACGTGATCGAGATTCCCAACGTGATGGTGGTCCCGGCGAACAGCCCCTACAACAGCGTCGAAGACTTCATCGCGACCGCCAAGAACAAGGAGATGACCTTCAGCTCTTCGGGCGTAGGCAGCTCCATCCACATGTCCGGCGAACTGTTCAAGACCATGACCGGCACCCAGATGACTCACGTTCCGTTCCGCGGCAGCGGCGAAGCCCTGCCCGCCCTCCTCAGTGGCGACGTCGATGTGTCGTTCGAGAACATGCCAACCGTCCTTTCGCACATCCAGTCCGGCAAGCTCCGGGCGCTGGCAGTGACCTCCGCCGAGCCTTCTCCCTACCTGCCCGGCGTCGAGCCGCTGTCCACGCTCGGTGCCGGTTTGGGCCTCGGTGACTTCGTCACCACCGCCTGGTTCGGCCTGATTGCCGATGACGGCATGCCGGACGGCGCCGTGCAGACGCTCCAGAGCGCCTTGGACAAGGTCATGCAGGACCCGAGCTTCAAGGACTTCGTCGCGCAGATCGGTGGCGAAGCCGCAAGCCAGAAGGGTGACGCCTTCCAGGCGTATGTCGCCGACGACGTCCAGCGCTGGCAGAAGGTTGCCGGCCAGGCCGAGCTCCAGTAG
- a CDS encoding tripartite tricarboxylate transporter TctB family protein, with the protein MTRADGLPRWANINTLLGAIWLVAALVFLFFLVPNYIEEAPMVQNPMQSPRWLPSATGWLVALLSLALIIEGCLRPPAQPSKSEAGAPPWRWLLMLAGLAAYWLLFEPLSAIAAGILGTLLLFAAHPVRTPWLYLLAIALPWLVSLLFIQVLNVPLPSGTLWE; encoded by the coding sequence ATGACGCGTGCCGACGGCCTTCCGCGCTGGGCGAACATCAATACGCTGCTGGGTGCGATATGGCTGGTCGCCGCGTTGGTGTTTCTGTTCTTCCTGGTGCCGAACTACATCGAAGAGGCGCCGATGGTTCAGAACCCGATGCAATCGCCGCGCTGGCTGCCCAGCGCCACCGGCTGGCTGGTGGCGCTGCTGTCGCTGGCGCTGATCATCGAAGGCTGCCTGCGACCGCCAGCTCAACCGTCGAAATCCGAGGCCGGTGCGCCGCCGTGGCGCTGGCTGCTGATGCTTGCCGGGCTGGCCGCGTACTGGCTCCTGTTCGAGCCGCTGAGCGCCATCGCTGCCGGCATCCTCGGTACGCTGCTGCTCTTCGCCGCCCACCCGGTACGCACGCCGTGGCTGTATCTGCTGGCTATCGCCTTGCCATGGCTGGTGAGCCTGCTGTTCATCCAGGTTCTAAACGTCCCGCTGCCTTCGGGCACGCTCTGGGAATGA
- a CDS encoding tripartite tricarboxylate transporter permease, translating to MEGISEVLSLFLSVDNFVAIGIGVLIGVVIGAIPGLTATMAVALALPFTFSLEPVTAILLLVGIYKGGMYGGSITAILIHTPGSPAAACTLLDGYPLTQQGKAKKALQMALYSSCIADVLSNLALILFASYLAKIALNFGPPEFFWLICFSLTIIISIAGESPVKGLIAACLGVIVSSIGMDMVYGSQRLTFDNYNLMDRVSFVPLLIGLFAVPEVIDFYLKKAGPHIRAATSGAGLTMKELKGSLKTIVRGSAIGVIIGAIPGAGATAASFISYSEAKRRSKNSSNFGKGELEGVAAAESGNNGVAGATLIPLLSLGIPGDVITAIILGAFMIHGLTPGPLLFQENLTLIYALFCGIMLSSAVLLFVGQGVIKYFSLVADIPKAILLPIVLMFCVYGSFAVNNSVFDIGLMLLFGVVGYVFNRTGFATAPFLLGFILGPMFEDNLRRTLLIGRGDPMIFFRGPITWIFIVLTALSLFFAVRRYWQERIKVG from the coding sequence ATGGAAGGTATTTCTGAAGTCCTGAGCCTGTTCCTGAGCGTCGACAACTTCGTGGCGATCGGCATCGGCGTGCTGATTGGCGTGGTCATCGGCGCGATACCTGGGCTGACGGCGACCATGGCCGTGGCACTGGCGCTGCCCTTCACCTTCAGCCTCGAGCCGGTAACCGCCATCCTGTTGCTGGTGGGGATCTACAAAGGGGGCATGTACGGCGGCTCGATCACGGCCATTCTGATCCACACACCCGGGTCACCCGCTGCGGCATGCACGCTGCTCGATGGCTATCCGCTGACGCAGCAGGGCAAGGCCAAGAAAGCACTGCAGATGGCGCTGTATTCGTCCTGCATCGCTGATGTGCTGTCGAATCTGGCGCTGATCCTGTTCGCCTCCTACCTGGCCAAGATCGCGCTGAATTTCGGGCCGCCGGAGTTCTTCTGGCTGATCTGTTTCTCGCTGACCATCATCATCTCGATCGCCGGCGAATCACCGGTTAAGGGGCTGATCGCCGCCTGCCTTGGCGTGATCGTTTCGTCGATCGGTATGGACATGGTCTATGGCAGCCAGCGCCTGACCTTTGACAACTACAACCTGATGGACCGGGTCTCGTTCGTGCCGTTGCTGATCGGGTTGTTCGCCGTGCCCGAGGTCATCGACTTCTATCTGAAGAAGGCGGGGCCGCATATCCGCGCCGCCACCAGCGGTGCCGGCCTGACGATGAAGGAGCTGAAGGGCAGTTTGAAGACCATCGTCCGCGGCTCGGCAATCGGCGTGATCATCGGCGCCATTCCGGGCGCCGGCGCGACTGCTGCCTCCTTTATTTCCTACAGCGAAGCCAAGCGCCGCTCCAAGAATTCATCGAATTTCGGCAAAGGTGAGCTGGAAGGGGTGGCTGCCGCTGAGTCGGGAAACAACGGGGTGGCGGGCGCGACGCTGATCCCACTCCTGTCTCTCGGCATTCCGGGCGACGTAATCACCGCGATTATCCTCGGGGCTTTCATGATCCACGGGCTGACCCCCGGGCCATTGCTGTTCCAGGAAAACCTCACGCTGATCTACGCGCTGTTCTGCGGGATCATGCTGAGCTCGGCGGTACTGCTGTTCGTCGGCCAGGGTGTGATCAAGTACTTTTCGCTGGTCGCCGACATTCCCAAGGCGATCCTGCTGCCCATCGTGCTGATGTTCTGTGTGTATGGCTCTTTTGCGGTGAACAACAGCGTGTTCGATATCGGCCTGATGTTGCTGTTCGGGGTGGTCGGCTACGTGTTCAACCGCACCGGATTCGCCACCGCGCCTTTTTTGCTCGGATTCATTCTCGGGCCCATGTTCGAGGACAACCTGCGGCGCACGCTGCTGATCGGCCGGGGCGATCCGATGATCTTCTTCCGTGGCCCGATCACCTGGATCTTCATCGTACTCACCGCGCTGTCGCTGTTCTTTGCCGTACGGCGGTATTGGCAGGAGCGGATAAAGGTGGGCTGA
- a CDS encoding DUF4282 domain-containing protein — translation MKDIFFFDAMLTPKIITLLYWAGLIGVIVYGVAAMFGVFGMGFWSGLAILIGGSIGIRLWCELLIVMFKINENLKTVAARQ, via the coding sequence ATGAAAGACATCTTTTTCTTCGACGCCATGCTGACGCCCAAGATCATCACGCTGCTTTACTGGGCGGGTCTGATCGGCGTGATCGTATATGGAGTCGCCGCCATGTTCGGTGTATTCGGTATGGGCTTTTGGTCTGGCCTCGCTATCCTGATCGGCGGCTCGATCGGTATCCGCCTCTGGTGCGAACTGCTGATCGTCATGTTCAAGATCAACGAAAATCTGAAGACTGTCGCCGCTCGGCAGTGA
- a CDS encoding DUF2868 domain-containing protein: MPQPPLPQTNPLDRLWLTEAVRLREEHAGPLEDAEANRQARAQGGPLTELIEHRALWLARRDGLIEALRHWRQGARLAGFMLILVALLTGAGLAMAALGDGVRPVNVFWALGSLLGLNLLTLLGWLLGFLFAGDAGGALGRLWLWLSEKLARDARAVQLAPALLAVLEQRRLGRWLLGLGVHGLWLVAMSSALLTLLALLATRRYGFVWETTILGESTFISLTQALGVLPSLLGFSVPAIEQIRASGDLANGVESARQSWAGWLVGVVLIYGLLPRLLLALFCLWRWRRGRAQLRLDLQWPAYRLLRERLQPSSERLGVSDAAPAQLHAPSAGAQLDGSEGAVLVAIELDQSQSWPPPLPTSAADAGVLDDREQRRRLLEQLTRFPPQRLAIACDPRRSPDRGTLALIGELSRCATATRVWLLQPPAGEALDSDRLQDWKQALDSLGLPHSTSAPMTWLETGHD, from the coding sequence GTGCCCCAACCTCCCCTGCCGCAGACGAACCCTCTCGACCGCCTCTGGCTGACCGAAGCCGTGCGCCTGCGCGAAGAACATGCCGGCCCACTCGAAGATGCCGAAGCCAATCGCCAAGCCCGCGCTCAAGGCGGGCCGCTCACGGAGCTGATCGAGCATCGTGCATTGTGGCTGGCACGCCGTGATGGGCTGATCGAGGCGCTGAGGCACTGGCGCCAGGGGGCACGTCTGGCCGGGTTCATGCTCATTCTGGTCGCGTTGCTGACCGGTGCGGGGTTGGCAATGGCAGCGCTGGGCGACGGCGTGCGCCCCGTGAATGTTTTCTGGGCACTGGGCAGCCTGCTCGGGTTGAACCTGCTGACGCTGCTGGGCTGGCTGCTGGGCTTTCTTTTCGCGGGCGATGCCGGCGGCGCGCTGGGTCGGCTGTGGCTCTGGCTCAGCGAAAAACTTGCCCGTGATGCGCGCGCCGTGCAGTTGGCGCCTGCACTGTTGGCGGTGCTGGAGCAACGCCGCCTCGGTCGCTGGCTGCTGGGCCTTGGCGTGCACGGCTTATGGCTGGTGGCGATGAGCAGCGCGCTGTTGACCCTGTTGGCGCTGCTCGCCACACGGCGTTACGGCTTCGTCTGGGAAACCACCATTCTTGGTGAAAGCACCTTCATCAGCCTGACCCAGGCGCTTGGCGTACTGCCGTCGCTGCTGGGCTTCAGCGTGCCGGCCATCGAGCAGATCCGCGCCAGCGGCGATCTGGCAAACGGCGTAGAAAGCGCACGGCAAAGCTGGGCTGGCTGGTTGGTTGGCGTGGTGCTGATCTACGGTCTGCTGCCGCGCCTGTTGCTGGCGTTGTTCTGCCTGTGGCGCTGGCGGCGCGGACGGGCACAGCTACGGCTCGATCTGCAATGGCCTGCCTACCGCCTATTACGCGAACGTCTGCAACCATCGAGCGAGCGCCTCGGTGTCAGCGACGCAGCGCCGGCCCAACTGCATGCGCCAAGCGCCGGCGCCCAACTGGACGGCAGCGAGGGCGCCGTGCTGGTCGCCATCGAACTGGACCAGAGCCAATCCTGGCCGCCACCACTGCCAACGTCCGCCGCCGATGCGGGCGTGCTGGATGATCGCGAACAGCGCCGCCGTTTGCTGGAACAGCTGACCCGCTTCCCACCGCAACGTCTGGCCATCGCCTGCGACCCGCGTCGTTCGCCAGACCGCGGGACCCTGGCGCTGATCGGCGAGCTGAGCCGTTGCGCCACCGCAACACGCGTCTGGCTACTGCAACCACCGGCCGGCGAAGCGCTGGACAGCGACCGATTGCAGGACTGGAAGCAGGCGCTGGACAGCCTCGGCCTGCCCCATTCCACCAGCGCACCCATGACTTGGCTGGAGACTGGCCATGATTGA
- a CDS encoding GTPase/DUF3482 domain-containing protein yields the protein MSAPLKLALVGHTNVGKTSLLRTLTRDVSFGEVSHRPSTTRHVEGARLSVDGEPLLELYDTPGLEDAIALLDHLERIERPGERLDGPARTARFLDGSEARQRFEQEAKALRQLLASDAGLYVIDAREPVLAKYKDELAVLAGCGKPLLPVLNFVAQTGHREEQWREALARLGLHALVRFDSVAPPIDGERRLYESLALLLEQSRPKLQRLIDDHEAQALARLSEGHRLIAELLVDVAACRRSVAAQPELERGAIRELHDAVRAREQRCVESLLRLYGFRLQDAAAADLPLLGGRWGDDLFNPETLKQLGVKIGSGMAAGAAAGAGVDLMVGGITLGAAALLGAIAGGGTQTARHYGNRLLGKLKGQRELTVDDAVLRLLAVRQRQLLAALAARGHAAMEAIRLDTPDDKAWREGKLPEALHRCRAHPRWSSLNPDARPQDNERQAALDALQADLRKG from the coding sequence ATGAGCGCACCTCTAAAACTCGCGCTGGTCGGCCACACCAACGTCGGCAAAACGTCGCTGCTGCGCACCCTGACCCGTGATGTCAGCTTTGGCGAGGTCTCGCATCGGCCGAGCACCACCCGCCACGTCGAGGGCGCGCGGCTTTCGGTGGACGGCGAGCCGCTACTGGAACTCTACGACACGCCCGGACTGGAAGACGCCATCGCCCTGCTCGACCATCTTGAGCGGATCGAACGGCCCGGCGAGCGTCTCGACGGCCCAGCCCGCACCGCCCGCTTTCTCGATGGCAGCGAGGCGCGACAGCGCTTTGAGCAGGAGGCCAAAGCATTGCGTCAGCTGCTCGCCAGCGACGCCGGGCTTTATGTAATCGACGCCCGCGAACCGGTGCTGGCGAAGTACAAGGACGAGCTGGCGGTGCTGGCCGGCTGTGGCAAACCGCTGCTGCCGGTACTCAACTTTGTTGCCCAGACCGGCCACCGTGAAGAGCAATGGCGTGAAGCGCTGGCGCGCCTGGGCCTTCACGCACTGGTACGTTTTGACAGCGTGGCCCCGCCGATCGATGGCGAGCGTCGCCTGTATGAAAGCCTCGCGCTGTTGCTGGAGCAGTCGCGCCCCAAACTGCAACGCCTGATCGACGATCATGAAGCCCAGGCCCTGGCCCGGCTGAGCGAGGGTCATCGGCTGATCGCCGAATTGCTGGTGGATGTGGCGGCCTGTCGGCGCAGCGTCGCCGCCCAACCGGAGCTGGAACGCGGCGCCATCCGTGAGCTGCACGATGCCGTGCGCGCCCGCGAACAGCGCTGCGTCGAATCCCTGCTTCGCCTCTACGGCTTCCGCTTGCAGGATGCGGCAGCGGCCGACTTGCCGCTGCTCGGCGGTCGTTGGGGCGATGACCTGTTCAATCCGGAAACCCTGAAGCAGCTCGGCGTGAAAATTGGTAGCGGGATGGCAGCGGGCGCAGCAGCTGGTGCTGGGGTGGACCTGATGGTCGGCGGCATCACGCTCGGCGCAGCGGCGTTACTCGGCGCTATCGCCGGTGGCGGAACGCAGACCGCTCGCCACTACGGCAACCGCCTGCTGGGCAAGCTCAAGGGTCAGCGCGAACTCACGGTCGATGATGCCGTACTGCGCCTGCTCGCCGTGCGCCAACGGCAGTTATTGGCGGCCCTTGCCGCTCGCGGTCACGCAGCGATGGAGGCCATCCGCCTCGATACCCCGGACGACAAGGCCTGGCGTGAGGGCAAACTGCCCGAGGCCTTGCACCGTTGCCGCGCGCATCCACGATGGTCGTCGCTGAATCCCGATGCCCGACCGCAGGACAACGAGCGCCAAGCCGCGCTCGATGCGCTACAAGCCGACCTGCGTAAGGGCTGA
- a CDS encoding DMT family transporter, with the protein MAADAGSAATATKQRPGRSRFLAIRFGLTFVVLIPQLRGEGRRAIRPGLPLGLVMLGIFLCETWGVKLTTASNAAFLISLCVVFTPFVEWAMLRQRPNNQLFAACALSLAGVWLLTGGTAISLNLGDGLMLAAAVLRAVLVCWTRRLTADLQVPPLALTAVQSGVVAAGCLVLGLSLPGGLPVLPQSPAFWAATLYLVGFATLFALYVQNLALGRTSATRVSVLMGSEPLFGALIAGLWLGERLGLQGWIGGLLIVVATLGTLRRGRAEALVEGEGRVPAACPGAPVL; encoded by the coding sequence TTGGCGGCAGATGCAGGTTCTGCCGCCACAGCAACCAAGCAGCGCCCTGGTAGGAGCCGCTTTCTGGCGATTCGCTTCGGGCTGACCTTCGTTGTTCTCATACCGCAGCTGCGCGGCGAAGGGCGGCGCGCGATTCGTCCGGGTTTGCCGCTGGGCCTGGTGATGTTGGGCATCTTTCTCTGTGAGACCTGGGGCGTGAAGCTCACGACGGCCAGCAACGCCGCCTTTCTGATCAGCCTCTGCGTGGTGTTCACACCCTTCGTGGAGTGGGCGATGTTGCGCCAACGTCCGAATAACCAACTCTTTGCTGCCTGTGCGCTCTCGCTCGCCGGCGTTTGGTTGCTGACGGGAGGCACGGCGATATCGCTCAATCTGGGTGACGGGTTGATGCTTGCAGCCGCGGTACTGCGCGCCGTGCTGGTCTGTTGGACACGGCGGCTGACGGCCGATCTGCAGGTGCCGCCGCTGGCGTTGACAGCGGTGCAAAGCGGGGTCGTGGCGGCGGGTTGCCTGGTGCTCGGCTTGTCGCTGCCGGGTGGCTTGCCGGTCTTGCCGCAGAGCCCGGCATTCTGGGCGGCGACCCTGTATTTGGTGGGCTTCGCCACGCTGTTCGCGCTATACGTGCAGAACCTGGCGCTGGGCCGAACCAGCGCGACGCGGGTGTCGGTGCTGATGGGCTCCGAGCCGCTGTTCGGTGCGCTTATCGCCGGGCTCTGGCTCGGTGAGCGGCTGGGTCTGCAGGGTTGGATCGGTGGATTGCTGATCGTGGTGGCGACGCTGGGCACCTTGCGTCGTGGTCGCGCGGAGGCACTCGTCGAGGGCGAGGGCAGGGTGCCGGCCGCCTGTCCAGGCGCGCCCGTGCTTTAG
- the phoU gene encoding phosphate signaling complex protein PhoU, translating into MISKDSHTQHISQQFNAELEEVRSHLLAMGGLVEKQVNDAVTALIEADSGLAQQVRDVDDQINHMERDIDEECIRILARRQPAASDLRLIISISKSVIDLERIGDEATKIARRAIELCEDGESPRGYVEVRHIGDQVRRMVQEALDAFARFDADLALSVAQYDKTVDREYKTALRELVTYMMEDPRSISRVLSVIWVLRSLERIGDHARNIAEMVIYLVRGTDVRHLGLKRMAEEVANKRS; encoded by the coding sequence ATGATCAGCAAAGACAGCCACACGCAACACATCTCCCAACAGTTCAACGCCGAGCTGGAAGAGGTGCGCAGTCACCTCCTGGCCATGGGCGGGCTGGTGGAGAAGCAGGTCAATGACGCGGTCACCGCGCTGATCGAGGCCGATTCCGGGCTGGCGCAGCAGGTGCGTGACGTCGATGACCAGATCAATCACATGGAGCGCGACATCGACGAAGAGTGCATCCGCATTCTCGCTCGCCGCCAACCGGCCGCCTCCGACCTGCGCTTGATCATCAGCATCTCCAAGTCGGTCATCGACCTGGAGCGCATCGGTGACGAAGCAACCAAGATCGCCCGCCGCGCCATCGAGCTGTGCGAAGACGGCGAGTCGCCGCGTGGCTATGTCGAGGTGCGCCATATCGGCGATCAGGTGCGCCGGATGGTGCAGGAAGCGCTTGATGCTTTTGCCCGCTTCGACGCCGACCTGGCGTTGTCTGTCGCGCAGTACGACAAGACCGTCGACCGCGAGTACAAGACCGCGCTGCGTGAACTGGTCACCTACATGATGGAAGATCCACGCTCAATCTCCCGCGTGCTGAGCGTAATCTGGGTGCTGCGTTCACTGGAGCGTATCGGCGACCACGCACGCAACATCGCCGAAATGGTGATCTACCTGGTGCGCGGCACCGACGTGCGCCACCTGGGCCTCAAGCGCATGGCTGAAGAGGTTGCTAACAAGCGCAGCTGA
- the pstB gene encoding phosphate ABC transporter ATP-binding protein PstB, with the protein MSQAKTHTIDISALGRDKRALSLANEPVAIEVPDLSLYYGEKQALFNVSMNIPRQRVTAFIGPSGCGKSTLLRCFNRMNDLVDGCRIDGAINLDGHNIYRKGEDVADLRRRVGMVFQKPNPFPKSIYENVVYGLRIQGIKQKRVLDETVEWALKGAALWEEVKDRLHESALGLSGGQQQRLVIARTIAVQPEVLLLDEPSSALDPISSLKVEELIYELKAKYTIVIVTHNMQQAARVSDYTAFMYMGKLIEYGDTDTLFTNPEKKQTEDYITGRYG; encoded by the coding sequence ATGTCACAAGCAAAGACGCACACCATCGACATTTCGGCGCTGGGTCGCGATAAGCGCGCGCTGAGCCTGGCCAACGAACCCGTCGCCATCGAAGTGCCGGACCTGAGCCTGTACTACGGCGAGAAACAGGCGCTGTTCAACGTCAGCATGAACATCCCGCGCCAGCGCGTGACCGCCTTCATCGGCCCGTCCGGCTGCGGCAAGTCGACGCTGCTGCGCTGCTTCAATCGCATGAACGATCTGGTCGATGGCTGCCGCATCGACGGCGCCATCAACCTCGATGGCCACAACATCTACCGCAAGGGTGAGGACGTCGCCGACCTGCGCCGCCGCGTCGGCATGGTGTTCCAGAAGCCCAACCCGTTCCCCAAGAGCATCTACGAGAACGTCGTCTACGGCCTGCGCATTCAGGGCATCAAGCAGAAGCGCGTGCTTGACGAGACCGTCGAGTGGGCCCTCAAGGGCGCGGCGCTGTGGGAGGAAGTGAAGGATCGCCTGCACGAATCGGCCCTCGGCCTCTCAGGTGGTCAGCAACAGCGACTGGTCATCGCCCGGACCATCGCCGTGCAGCCCGAAGTCTTGCTGCTCGACGAGCCAAGCTCGGCCCTCGACCCGATTTCCTCGCTGAAGGTCGAAGAGCTGATCTACGAGCTGAAGGCCAAGTACACCATCGTCATCGTCACCCACAACATGCAGCAGGCCGCGCGGGTGTCGGATTACACCGCCTTCATGTACATGGGCAAGCTGATCGAATACGGCGACACCGATACGTTGTTCACCAATCCCGAAAAGAAGCAGACCGAAGACTACATCACCGGCCGCTACGGTTGA